From the genome of Corallococcus macrosporus DSM 14697:
GCGCCATCCGGCACGGCACCCAGCTCGGACTGGACGACGTCTTCTTCTTCAAGGTCGTCGACCGCGTCATCGAGCTGATGAGCGACGCCTACCCCGAGCTCAAGGAGAGCCGCACCTTCATCCTGGAGGTCTGCCGGCACGAGGAGACCAGCTTCCGCCAGACGCTCAGCCGCGGACTCAAGCTCATCGAGGAGGAGCTGTCCAAGCTGCAGAAGGCCGGCGGCAAGCAGCTCTCCGGCGACGTCGTCTTCCTGCTCCACGGCACCTACGGCTTCCCGTGGGACCTCACGCAGATCATCGCCAAGGAGCGTGGCTTCGATGTGGACCTGCCCCGCTTCGAGCAAATCCTCGAAGAGGAGGCGAACAAGAACAAGTTCGCGGGCTCCGGTGAGAAGGCCACGGGCGAGGTCTACCTGAAGCTGGCGGAGCGGCTCGGGACCACGGAGTTCCTCGGCTACGAGGGCGAGGGCCACGAAGGTGAAGGCAGCATCCGCGCCATCGTGAAGGACGGCGTCGAGGTGACGCAGGCGTCCCAGGGCGACACGGTGGAGCTGGTCCTGGACCGCACGCCCTTCTACGGCGAGTCCGGCGGCCAGATGGGCGACACCGGCCGCGTCGTCGGCCACGGCGGCAAGGCGGTGGCGAAGGTCACCGACGCGCAGCGCCCCGTGCCGGGCCTGGTGGTCCACTCGGTCGAGGTCTCCGAGGGCACCTTCAAGGTCGGCGACATGGTCCAGGCCGGCGTGGACGCGGAGCGCCGCAAGTCCATCCGCGCGAACCACTCCGCGACGCACCTGCTGCACAAGGCGCTCAAGCTCGTGCTCGGTGAGCACGTGAAGCAGGCGGGCTCTGTCGTCGCGCCGGACTACCTGCGCTTCGACTTCGCGCACTTCTCCCCCGCCACGTCCGCGCAGCTCGAGCAGGTCGAGGACCTGGTCAACGGCTGGATTCGCGACAACGCGGGCGCCGAGACGCGCATCATGAGCCTGGAGGACGCGAAGAAGTCCGGCGCGGTCGCCATGTTCGGCGAGAAGTACGGCGAGACGGTCCGCGTCGTCACCGTGCACCCCGAGTCCACCGAGCTGTGCGGCGGCACCCACGTGCGCCGCAGCGGTGACATCGGCCTGTTCAAGATTACCAGCGAGAGCGGCGTGGCGTCCGGCGTGCGCCGCATCGTCGCGCTGACGGGCATCGGCGCGCTCCAGTACGTCCGCGAGCAGGAGCACGAGCTGCGCAAGGTGGCCGAGCTGTTCAAGTCCAACTCGAAGGACGTCTCCAAGCGCGTCGAGGCGACCCAGAAGCGCGTGAAGGAGCTGGAGCGCAAGGTCGAGGAAGTCGCCGTCAAGGCGCAGACGGCCAGCAGCAAGGACCTGCTGGAGCAGGCGCGCGATGTGAATGGCATGAAGGTCCTGGCCACGAAGGTGGACGCGGCGGACGACAACGTCCTGCGCGGCATGGCGGACCAGCTCCGGGACCGCATCCGCTCGGGCGTGGTCGCCATCGGCGGCGAGAAGGACGGCCGGGCCATCATCCTGGTCGCGGCCACCAAGGACGTCGTGGCCAAGGGCATCAACGCCGGCGCGCTGGTGCGCGAGATGGCCAAGGAAGTCGGCGGAAAGGGCGGCGGCAAGGCGGAGATGGCCCAGGCCGGTGGCCCGGATGCCTCGAAGCTCCCCGCGGCGCTGGAGAAGCTGTACGAGTTGGTGAAGGGCGTGGGCACCGCGTGATGAACCACCGGGCCTCCGCTTCCGTGGCGCTTCTGGCGGCCACCCTCGTGCTGGGTGGCTGCAAGGAGGAGTCCGTCCCTGACTACGGAGGGACGGGCGACGACCGCACGCTCCAGAAGCTCCGCCAGGAAGTGGACCGGGTGAACCAGGGAGGCCGTCCCTCCCAGGGCCCCGAGGCCACGCGCGGAGACCCGAACGCGAACCTCGCGGGACTGGCCGCGGGCATCAACGTCCCCGCCGAACGCACCTGGGAGCTCCCCTCCCCCAACGAGGCCGTGCGGCTGGACACCCTGTCCGTGAAGCTCACGGGGCTGGAGGCTTCGCACTCGGTGAAGGGCTCGGGGAAGGTGAGCCTCACCTCCGAGGACCTGTTCTTCCGCGTGCAGCTCCTGACGCAGAACGTGGGCGGCGCGCCGCTCGCCCTGGACCTGGACGGCGCGAAGCTCTTCGGGGCGCAGGGCCAGTCGTACGGCGTGGCCCGGGACGCCCAGGTGGTCGGGGGCACCCGGCCCCTTCATCGCACCTGGGCTCCGGACGAGCGCACCGACGTGGTCCTCCTGTTCGAGCTTCCTCCAGAGGCCCTTCGGGACGACGGGCTGCACCTGTTGCTTCAGGGCTCCGGGGGGGATGTGCGGATTCCCTTGAAATGAGCGGGACCGCGTCCAGCCTCCTCCCGCTTCGCATCCGCCTCCCGTACACGACGGAGGAGGAGTTCATCGACAAGTACGGCTCGAACGTGGCGCGCGGTGGCGTGTTCGTCGCCACGCGCGCCATGAAGCCCGAGGGTACGGGGCTGGCGTTCGAGTTCGTCCTGGCCGACGGGACACGGCTGCTTCGCGGCGAAGGCGTCGTCGTGAAGGCCCAGGTGGACACGACGGGCGGGCGTACCGGCATGACGGTCCGCTTCGTGAAGCTGGACGCCGCGAGCAAGTCGCTCATCGACCGCGTGCTGGCACGGCGTACCGGAGGCGTGGAGCCGCAAGCTCCGGCGCAGGCCGCGCCTCCGGCGACAACGCCTGCGCCCACGCCACCTCCAGGACTGGTCCGCCGGGCACCTGGTGCGAAGACTTCGAACCCGGCGCGTGCCGTGATGTCGTCCCCCGTGGCTTCCCCTGAAGAGACGCGCGACGAGGGAGCCTCGGCACGGGTCGCTGACAGCAGGGCCGCTGTGCCGAATGCTGCGGCCGTTCCGGAAGCCGCACCCTTCGCGACTCCTGAGCGCGAAGAGGAGGCTCGCTCGGCTACCGCGGACTCCCCCCCGGAAGCACCCGCCTCCGAACCCGGGCAAGAACCGGAAGCGACCGGTGCCAGCGCTGAGACGGATGCGATGTCCGCTGAGTCTGGCGCGAGCACGACTGATGACCAGGCCGGGTTCAGTGACAGTGCAGCCACGGAGCCACAGGGTTCGGACGCCCCAGACTCGGACGAGCGCCCGGCACTGGCCACCCCGCGTTTCGACGCCGACTCGAGTGACGGGCTCGACTTCGCCATTACGGCCAGCCTCGCTGCGTCGGCGGATGCCGTCACCAGCGACGAGGCCCCCCCCGCGTCAGTGACCGAGGCGATGGCAGAAGCTGCGGCCACGCCGCCCATCCACGCCCGTGCCACAGGCGAACCGGCCCCGACGGACGCCGCATTGCCGGCCGCGGCCACGCCGACCGAGCACGCGCCGGACGCATCCAACGCTGCTGTGTCTTCAGCGCCCAAGCCCGAA
Proteins encoded in this window:
- the alaS gene encoding alanine--tRNA ligase; protein product: MPSALTASEIREAFLKFFEERGHRRVASSSLVPANDPTLMFTNAGMVQFKDVFTGRETRDYRRATTSQKCVRAGGKHNDLDNVGFTARHHTFFEMLGNFSFGDYFKPDAIAYGWEFVTRTLGLSTDRLAVTVFNGEGGTPWDEEAYELWKKQGVPAERIYKLGLKDNFWAMGDTGPCGPCSEIHYHQGDDIPCAEEAEGKKCLGVACDCDRWLEIWNLVFMQFERKEKDAPLIPLPKPSIDTGAGLERIAAVVQGKRSNYETDLFQNILATVSELCGKPYAQETGASQRVVADHSRAAAFLISDGVQPSNEGRGYVLRRIMRRAIRHGTQLGLDDVFFFKVVDRVIELMSDAYPELKESRTFILEVCRHEETSFRQTLSRGLKLIEEELSKLQKAGGKQLSGDVVFLLHGTYGFPWDLTQIIAKERGFDVDLPRFEQILEEEANKNKFAGSGEKATGEVYLKLAERLGTTEFLGYEGEGHEGEGSIRAIVKDGVEVTQASQGDTVELVLDRTPFYGESGGQMGDTGRVVGHGGKAVAKVTDAQRPVPGLVVHSVEVSEGTFKVGDMVQAGVDAERRKSIRANHSATHLLHKALKLVLGEHVKQAGSVVAPDYLRFDFAHFSPATSAQLEQVEDLVNGWIRDNAGAETRIMSLEDAKKSGAVAMFGEKYGETVRVVTVHPESTELCGGTHVRRSGDIGLFKITSESGVASGVRRIVALTGIGALQYVREQEHELRKVAELFKSNSKDVSKRVEATQKRVKELERKVEEVAVKAQTASSKDLLEQARDVNGMKVLATKVDAADDNVLRGMADQLRDRIRSGVVAIGGEKDGRAIILVAATKDVVAKGINAGALVREMAKEVGGKGGGKAEMAQAGGPDASKLPAALEKLYELVKGVGTA